The following are encoded together in the Tripterygium wilfordii isolate XIE 37 chromosome 3, ASM1340144v1, whole genome shotgun sequence genome:
- the LOC119988681 gene encoding uncharacterized tRNA/rRNA methyltransferase slr1673-like isoform X3: MQCSYASWVSTPSSSQFLKLSNPKVNLAIAQRTQFQRNSSYQGYGFENTDNLVGFDFRLPSHVESITSTSNPFVKHCLKLRNSSSYRHSHGSVLVVGATPISEICRYWETLEGRAVGIDCLLLLDKAEIPEGLDDMSVHIVRVSSAVIKKLSGVQSTESTEAIALMRISTNFSNVDVSQNSADCKTWFPFPHRVLVLDGIQDPGNLGTLIRSAVAFRWGGVFLLPGCCDPFNEKALRASRGASFQLPIVSGSWNDLEALEDEFQLRMLAGHSASDREMKQLSSLSQGYTESLVDVPLCLVLGSEGLGLSEKSRQKCELVSIPMAGRFESLNVSVAGGIFLYMLQPRNNQMFV, translated from the exons ATGCAATGCTCATATGCTTCCTGGGTCTCAACGCCCTCTTCTTCACAATTTCTCAAACTCTCAAATCCAAAGGTAAACCTAGCAATTGCTCAACGAACCCAGTTTCAAAGGAATTCTTCTTATCAGGGTTATGGGTTTGAGAATACTGATAATTTAGTGGGATTTGATTTCCGTTTACCTTCTCATGTGGAATCCATAACTAGCACTTCTAACCCATTTGTGAAACACTGTCTCAAGCTCCGCAACAGCTCCTCTTATCGCCACTCTCACGGTTCAGTTCTTGTTGTTGGTGCCACCCCCATAAG TGAAATATGCAGGTATTGGGAGACGTTAGAAGGGAGAGCAGTTGGAATTGATTGTTTGTTACTACTTGATAAGGCTGAGATTCCTGAAGGGCTGGATGATATGTCAGTTCACATTGTGCGTGTGAGCTCGGCAGTGATAAAGAAGCTTTCTGGGGTGCAGTCAACAGAGTCTACTGAAGCAATTGCCTTAATGAGAATTTCTACCAATTTCTCCAATGTAGATGTTAGTCAAAATAGTGCAGATTGTAAGACGTGGTTCCCTTTCCCACACCGGGTTCTAGTACTCGATGGGATCCAG GACCCTGGTAACCTAGGAACTCTGATTCGATCAGCTGTGGCCTTTAGATGG GGTGGTGTCTTTCTACTTCCTGGCTGTTGCGACCCATTCAATGAGAAAGCACTCCGTGCTAGTCGAGGTGCTTCCTTTCAGCTGCCTATAGTTTCAGGCTCTTGGAATGATCTTGAAGCCCTTGAAGATGAATTCCAACTGCGGATGCTTGCCGGACATTCGGCTAGTGACAGAGAAATGAAACAGCTATCATCCTTATCTCAAGGGTATACAGAATCATTAGTAGATGTACCATTGTGCTTGGTTCTGGGTAGCGAAGGCCTTGGCCTTTCAGAGAAATCTCGGCAGAAATGTGAGCTTGTCAGCATCCCCATGGCCGGAAGATTTGAGTCGCTCAATGTTTCAGTTGCTGGTGGAATTTTCTTGTACATGTTACAGCCTAGAAACAACCAGATGTTTGTGTAA
- the LOC119988681 gene encoding uncharacterized tRNA/rRNA methyltransferase slr1673-like isoform X1, translating into MQCSYASWVSTPSSSQFLKLSNPKVNLAIAQRTQFQRNSSYQGYGFENTDNLVGFDFRLPSHVESITSTSNPFVKHCLKLRNSSSYRHSHGSVLVVGATPISEICRYWETLEGRAVGIDCLLLLDKAEIPEGLDDMSVHIVRVSSAVIKKLSGVQSTESTEAIALMRISTNFSNVDVSQNSADCKTWFPFPHRVLVLDGIQESSGHVASLIHESCSMQDPGNLGTLIRSAVAFRWGGVFLLPGCCDPFNEKALRASRGASFQLPIVSGSWNDLEALEDEFQLRMLAGHSASDREMKQLSSLSQGYTESLVDVPLCLVLGSEGLGLSEKSRQKCELVSIPMAGRFESLNVSVAGGIFLYMLQPRNNQMFV; encoded by the exons ATGCAATGCTCATATGCTTCCTGGGTCTCAACGCCCTCTTCTTCACAATTTCTCAAACTCTCAAATCCAAAGGTAAACCTAGCAATTGCTCAACGAACCCAGTTTCAAAGGAATTCTTCTTATCAGGGTTATGGGTTTGAGAATACTGATAATTTAGTGGGATTTGATTTCCGTTTACCTTCTCATGTGGAATCCATAACTAGCACTTCTAACCCATTTGTGAAACACTGTCTCAAGCTCCGCAACAGCTCCTCTTATCGCCACTCTCACGGTTCAGTTCTTGTTGTTGGTGCCACCCCCATAAG TGAAATATGCAGGTATTGGGAGACGTTAGAAGGGAGAGCAGTTGGAATTGATTGTTTGTTACTACTTGATAAGGCTGAGATTCCTGAAGGGCTGGATGATATGTCAGTTCACATTGTGCGTGTGAGCTCGGCAGTGATAAAGAAGCTTTCTGGGGTGCAGTCAACAGAGTCTACTGAAGCAATTGCCTTAATGAGAATTTCTACCAATTTCTCCAATGTAGATGTTAGTCAAAATAGTGCAGATTGTAAGACGTGGTTCCCTTTCCCACACCGGGTTCTAGTACTCGATGGGATCCAG GAATCTTCTGGACATGTTGCTTCACTAATTCATGAGAGTTGTTCCATGCAGGACCCTGGTAACCTAGGAACTCTGATTCGATCAGCTGTGGCCTTTAGATGG GGTGGTGTCTTTCTACTTCCTGGCTGTTGCGACCCATTCAATGAGAAAGCACTCCGTGCTAGTCGAGGTGCTTCCTTTCAGCTGCCTATAGTTTCAGGCTCTTGGAATGATCTTGAAGCCCTTGAAGATGAATTCCAACTGCGGATGCTTGCCGGACATTCGGCTAGTGACAGAGAAATGAAACAGCTATCATCCTTATCTCAAGGGTATACAGAATCATTAGTAGATGTACCATTGTGCTTGGTTCTGGGTAGCGAAGGCCTTGGCCTTTCAGAGAAATCTCGGCAGAAATGTGAGCTTGTCAGCATCCCCATGGCCGGAAGATTTGAGTCGCTCAATGTTTCAGTTGCTGGTGGAATTTTCTTGTACATGTTACAGCCTAGAAACAACCAGATGTTTGTGTAA
- the LOC119988681 gene encoding uncharacterized tRNA/rRNA methyltransferase slr1673-like isoform X2 — protein MQCSYASWVSTPSSSQFLKLSNPKVNLAIAQRTQFQRNSSYQGYGFENTDNLVGFDFRLPSHVESITSTSNPFVKHCLKLRNSSSYRHSHGSVLVVGATPIRYWETLEGRAVGIDCLLLLDKAEIPEGLDDMSVHIVRVSSAVIKKLSGVQSTESTEAIALMRISTNFSNVDVSQNSADCKTWFPFPHRVLVLDGIQESSGHVASLIHESCSMQDPGNLGTLIRSAVAFRWGGVFLLPGCCDPFNEKALRASRGASFQLPIVSGSWNDLEALEDEFQLRMLAGHSASDREMKQLSSLSQGYTESLVDVPLCLVLGSEGLGLSEKSRQKCELVSIPMAGRFESLNVSVAGGIFLYMLQPRNNQMFV, from the exons ATGCAATGCTCATATGCTTCCTGGGTCTCAACGCCCTCTTCTTCACAATTTCTCAAACTCTCAAATCCAAAGGTAAACCTAGCAATTGCTCAACGAACCCAGTTTCAAAGGAATTCTTCTTATCAGGGTTATGGGTTTGAGAATACTGATAATTTAGTGGGATTTGATTTCCGTTTACCTTCTCATGTGGAATCCATAACTAGCACTTCTAACCCATTTGTGAAACACTGTCTCAAGCTCCGCAACAGCTCCTCTTATCGCCACTCTCACGGTTCAGTTCTTGTTGTTGGTGCCACCCCCATAAG GTATTGGGAGACGTTAGAAGGGAGAGCAGTTGGAATTGATTGTTTGTTACTACTTGATAAGGCTGAGATTCCTGAAGGGCTGGATGATATGTCAGTTCACATTGTGCGTGTGAGCTCGGCAGTGATAAAGAAGCTTTCTGGGGTGCAGTCAACAGAGTCTACTGAAGCAATTGCCTTAATGAGAATTTCTACCAATTTCTCCAATGTAGATGTTAGTCAAAATAGTGCAGATTGTAAGACGTGGTTCCCTTTCCCACACCGGGTTCTAGTACTCGATGGGATCCAG GAATCTTCTGGACATGTTGCTTCACTAATTCATGAGAGTTGTTCCATGCAGGACCCTGGTAACCTAGGAACTCTGATTCGATCAGCTGTGGCCTTTAGATGG GGTGGTGTCTTTCTACTTCCTGGCTGTTGCGACCCATTCAATGAGAAAGCACTCCGTGCTAGTCGAGGTGCTTCCTTTCAGCTGCCTATAGTTTCAGGCTCTTGGAATGATCTTGAAGCCCTTGAAGATGAATTCCAACTGCGGATGCTTGCCGGACATTCGGCTAGTGACAGAGAAATGAAACAGCTATCATCCTTATCTCAAGGGTATACAGAATCATTAGTAGATGTACCATTGTGCTTGGTTCTGGGTAGCGAAGGCCTTGGCCTTTCAGAGAAATCTCGGCAGAAATGTGAGCTTGTCAGCATCCCCATGGCCGGAAGATTTGAGTCGCTCAATGTTTCAGTTGCTGGTGGAATTTTCTTGTACATGTTACAGCCTAGAAACAACCAGATGTTTGTGTAA
- the LOC119986543 gene encoding probable glycosyltransferase At5g03795: MTVGKHPQMPSPSSTFCSLQGSLLTLAVLTLISFTYLSLRSLNSPQIHSLSSSPPQITGVAVTTTVAAANSGKKVRETVEEEVDDNDGDGGDEISDLYHNPEVFRLNYKEMERKFKVFIYPDGDPNTFYQTPRKLTGKYASEGYFFQNIRDSKFRTEDPDQAHIFFIPISCHKMRGKGTSYENMTIIVQNYVDSLIAKYPYWNRTLGADHFFVTCHDVGVRATEGVPFLVKNAIRVVCSPSYDVNFIPHKDVALPQVLQPFALPAGGNDIENRTTLGFWAGHRNSKIRVILARVWENDTELDISNNRISRATGQLVYQKRFYRTKFCICPGGSQVNSARIADSIHYGCVPVILSDYYDLPFNDILDWHKFSVIVKEHDVYQLKQILKAKSGVDFVALHKNLVKVQKHFQWNSPPIKYDAFHMVMYDLWLRHHVIKY; the protein is encoded by the exons ATGACGGTGGGGAAGCATCCACAGATGCCGTCACCGTCCTCTACTTTCTGCTCTCTCCAAGGCTCCCTCCTTACTCTCGCCGTTCTAACCTTAATTTCATTCACCTATCTCTCCCTCAGGTCCCTTAACTCCCCCCAAATCCATTCCCTCTCCTCTTCCCCTCCACAG ATTACTGGTGTTGCTGTAACTACGACCGTTGCTGCTGCTAATTCTgggaagaaagtgagagagactGTGGAAGAAGAAGTTGATGATAACGATGGTGATGGTGGGGATGAGATATCGGATCTGTACCACAACCCGGAAGTGTTTCGATTGAATTACAAGGAGATGGAAAGGAAATTTAAGGTTTTTATATACCCAGATGGAGACCCCAACACGTTCTACCAGACCCCAAGGAAGCTAACCGGAAAGTATGCTAGCGAGGGCTACTTCTTTCAGAACATTAGGGACAGTAAGTTCCGAACCGAAGATCCTGATCAGGCGCACATATTCTTTATCCCGATCTCGTGCCACAAGATGCGAGGCAAG GGCACATCTTATGAAAACATGACTATAATTGTTCAGAATTATGTGGATAGCTTGATAGCTAAGTATCCTTATTGGAACAGAACACTGGGTGCAGATCATTTCTTTGTCACGTGTCACGATGTAGGTGTGAGGGCAACTGAAGGGGTTCCATTTCTTGTCAAGAATGCAATTCGAGTTGTGTGCTCCCCGAGTTATGATGTTAATTTCATCCCACACAAAGATGTTGCTCTCCCTCAGGTACTTCAGCCATTTGCCCTTCCAGCTGGAGGAAATGATATAGAAAACAG GACAACACTTGGTTTTTGGGCTGGTCATCGGAACTCTAAAATTAGAGTTATACTAGCACGTGTATGGGAGAACGACACAGAGCTTGATATTTCGAACAACAGGATAAGCAGGGCCACTGGACAACTTGTATATCAGAAGAGATTTTACAGGACTAAGTTCTGCATATGTCCTGGTGGCTCACAGGTTAATAGTGCTCGCATAGCTGACTCAATCCATTATGGATGTGTTCCTG TAATATTGTCTGACTACTATGACCTGCCATTCAATGATATTCTTGATTGGCACAAATTTTCCGTCATTGTTAAGGAGCATGATGTGTACCAGCTCAAACAAATTCTGAAGGCCAAATCCGGTGTAGATTTTGTTGCCCTGCATAAGAATTTAGTAAAG GTCCAGAAGCACTTCCAGTGGAATTCACCTCCCATCAAATATGATGCATTTCATATGGTGATGTATGATCTCTGGTTGCGCCACCACGTTATAAAATACTAA